Below is a window of Halogeometricum rufum DNA.
CTCGATGTCCGACGTGTTCCGCGCGGGCGAGTACCTCGACGCCGCGGGCGTCACGAAGGGGAAAGGAACGCAGGGCCCCGTCAAGCGGTGGGGCGTCCAGAAGCGGAAGGGCAAGCACGCCCGTCAGGGCTGGCGGCGCCGCATCGGTAACCTCGGCCCGTGGAACCCCTCCCGCGTCCGTTCGACCGTCCCGCAACTCGGTCAGACCGGCTACCACCAGCGGACCGAACTCAACAAGCGCCTCATCGACATCGGCGACGGCGACGACGCCTCCGTCGACGGCGGCTTCGTCGGCTACGGCGAGGTCGACGGCCCGTACGCGCTCCTGAAGGGTTCGCTCCCGGGGCCGGACAAGCGGCTGCTGCGGTTCCGCCCGGCCATCCGGCCGAACGACCAACCGCGCCTCGACCCCGAGGTGCGCTTCGTCTCTACCGCATCGAACCAAGGATAAACCATGCAGGCAACAATCCGAGACCTGAACGGCGACGACGCCGGTACGCTCGACCTCCCCGAGGTGTTCGAGACGACGTACCGTCCGGACCTCATCAAGCGTGCCGTCCTCGCCGCGCAGGCAAACCGAAAACAGGCGTACGGAGCCGACCCCTACGCGGGGATGCGAACCCCGGCAGAGTCGCTGGGGAGCGGTCGCGGCATGTCTCACGACCCGCGTGAGAACGGTCGCGCCCGCCGCGTTCCCCACGCCGTCAGCGGCCGGAAGGCGCACCCGCCGAAGGCCGAGAAGGACCTGGGGAAGGAGATAAACGACAAGGAGCGCAAACTCGCCGTCCGCTCGGCGCTCGCCGCCACGACGGACGTCGACCTGGTCGCCGAACGCGGCCACCGCTTCGACGAGGACCTCGAACTCCCCCTCGTCGTCTCCGACGACTTCGAGGACCTCGTGAAGACGAAGGAGGTCGTCGACCTCCTGCAGTCGCTCGGCGTCTACGACGACATCGAGCGATCCGAGGACAACAAGAAGGTTCGCGCCGGACAGGGCAAGGCGCGCGGACGCAAGTACAAGCGTCCCAAGTCCATCCTGTTCGTGACGAGTTCGGAGCCGTCGAAGGCGGCTCGGAACCTCGCGGGCGTCGACGTCGCCACCGCGGCGAACGTCAACGCCGAGGACCTCGCGCCCGGCACGCACGCCGGTCGCCTCACCGTCTTCACCGAGAGCGCCATAGAGGAGGTGGCCGACCGATGAGCGTCGTACACCACCCCCTCGTCACGGAGAAGGCGATGAACCAGATGGACTTCGACAACAAGCTCCAGTTCATCGTCGACCTCGACGCCACGAAACCCGAAATCGTCGAGGAACTCCAGTCGCGCTACGAGGTGTCCATCGAGAAGGTGAACACGCAGGTCACCCCGAAGGGCACCAAGAAAGCAACCGTCCGTCTGAGCGAGGACGACGACGCGCAGGAAGTCGCCTCGCGCATCGGGGTGTTCTAACAATGGGACGACGAATTCAGGGCCAGCGTCGTGGTCGCGGCTCGCCCACGTTCCGGGCGCCGTCGCACCGCTACAAGGCCGAACTCTCGCACAAGAAGGCTGAATCGGAAGACACGGTCTCCGGGACGGTCGTCGACATCGAACACGACCCCGCCCGCAGCGCGCCGGTGGCCGCCGTCGAGTTCGACGACGGCGACCAGCGTCTCGTCCTCGCACCCGAGGGCATCGCGGTCGGCGACCAGATTCAGGTCGGCGTCTCCGCGGAGATCAAACCCGGGAACACGCTCCCGCTCGCCGAAATCCCCGAGGGGGTTCCGGTGTGTAACGTCGAACGGCAGGTCGGTGACGGCGGCAAGTTCGCTCGCGCGTCGGGCACGAGCGCGCAGCTGCTCACCCACGACCGGCACGTCGCCGTCGTGAAGCTCCCGTCCGGCGAGGTCAAGCGCCTCAACCCGCAGTGCCGCGCCACCATCGGCGTCGTCGCCGGCGGTGGCCGAACGGAGAAGCCGTTCGTCAAGGCAGGGAAGAAGCACCACAAGATGCGCGCACGCGGTATCAAGTGGCCGCGAGTTCGCGGCGTCGCCATGAACGCGGTGGACCACCCGTTCGGTGGCGGCGGCCGCCAACACCCCGGCCGCCCGAAGTCCGTCTCGCGCAACGCACCGCCGGGCCGCAAGGTCGGCGACATCGCCTCGAAGCGCACCGGTCGCGGTGGCAAAGGAGGTAACTGAACATGAGCTCGGAATACCGAACCGGCCGTGAAGGTGAGGAGTTCACCTACCGCGGTCACACGCTCGACGAGTTGCAGGAGATGGAGCTCGACGAGGTCGTAGAACTGTTGCCCGCACGACAGCGGCGAAGCATCAACCGAGGGCTGACGCTCCAGAAGGAGAAGCTCCTCGAGACGGTCCGCGAGGCGGACCCCGAGGAGACGGCCAACTCGCCCATCCGGACGCACCTCCGCGACATGCCCATCCTGCCGTCGTTCGTCGACAAGACGTTCGCCGTCTACAACGGGCAGTCGTTCGAGCGCGTCCGCGTCCAACCCGAGATGATCGGACACTATCTCGGCGAGTTCCAGTTGACCCGTAACTCGGTCGAACACGGGCAGGCCGGTATCGGTGCGACCCGGTCCTCGAAGTTCGTACCGCTCAAGTAAATCATGGGAATCAACTACAGCGTCGAGGCCGACCCGGACACCACCGCCAAGGGGATGCTCCGTGACCGGCCCATCAGCCTGAAGCACAGCAAGGCCATCTCGCGCGAGATAAAGGGCATGACCGTCGAGGACGCCGAAGACTACCTCGACGCCGTCATCGAGGGCGAGCGCTCCGTTCCGTTCCGCCAGCACAACACCGGCGTCGGACACCGGTCCGACATCGACGGCTGGGACGCGGGTCGCTACCCCGAGAAGGCGTCGAAAGCGTTCCTCGAACTCCTGCAGAACGTCGCGTCCAACGCCGACGAGGACGGATTCGACGGTCGCTCGATGGAGATCATGCACGTCGCCGCGCACAAGGTCGGAGAACGACCCGGTCGTAAACCCCGAGCGTTCGGGAGTGCAGACCCCTTCAACACCACGCTCTGTGACGTCGAACTCATCATCGAGGAGGTCGAGGAGTAATGGCTGACGAACACCAGTTCATCGAGAACGGGCTGCAGCGCTCGCAGATCGACGAGTTCTTCGCGGACGAACTCGGTCGCGCGGGCTACGGCGGCATGGACGTCGCCAAGACGCCGATGGGCACGCAGATAGTGCTCAAGGCGGAGAAGCCCGGGATGGTCATCGGCAAGGGTGGGAAGAACATCCGCAAGGTGACCAAGGAACTCGAAGAGCGCTTCGACCTCGACGACCCGCAGATCGACGTGCAGGAGGTCGACGAACCCGACCTCAACGCGCGCATCGTCGCGGACCGTCTGGCGAACGCCTTGGAACGCGGCTGGTACTTCCGCAAGGCGGGCCACACGACCATCGACCGCATCATGGACGCCGGCGCCCTCGGCGCCGAAATCGTCCTCGCGGGGAAGGTCACCGGCGCCCGCTCGCGCGTCGAGAAGTTCAACCGCGGCTACATCAAGCACAACGGCGAACCCGCCCAGGAAGTCGTCGACGAGGGGCAGGGCGTCGCCGTGATGAAGCTCGGCACCATCGGCGTGAACGTGAAGATCATCCCGCCGGGAGCCAAGCTTCCCGACGACTTCGAGATCGAGGAAGACGCCGAGGTCGAACCGGTCGAGCAGGCCGTCGAGAGCGAGGGCGTCGAGGAACTCCTCGAGGACGAACCCGAGGAGGTTCCGGACGTCTCGAAGGACGCCGACGACGTCGAAGTTCCCGACGAGGAACCCTCCGAGGTCATCGACGAGGAGATCGTCGAGGAAGTCGTCGAGGAGTCGGGCGACGTGGCGTCGCGCTCCGAGAGCGCCGAGCCCGCACCGGAAGAAGAGCCCGTCGAGACGGGCGACGTCGAAGACGACGACGCTCAGCCCGACGAGTTCGAGGAGGAGGCCGACGAACCCGAACTCGACGAAGAGGTCGAGGCCGAAGCCGAGGACCTCGTCGCCGAGATGGAGGCGGCCGACGAAGAAGACGACGAAGCCGACGAGGAAACGGAGGAGTAATACATGGCAATCCTCTACGCCGAAGAGATTCGCGACATGACGCCCGCAGAGCGCGAGGCGGAAGTCGAGGAACTGGAGACCGAACTCCTCAACGCGAAGGCCGTCCAGGCCGCCGGTGGCGCGCCGGACAACCCCGGCCGCGTCAGCGAACTGAGGCGAACCATCGCTCGGATCAAGACGATCCAGCAAGAAGAAGGCGACTTCGACGAGCAGTAGCTCGTCGGGCCGTCTGACGAAGTCCAACGACTTCGACGACGAACACCGAACCAACGATGGCACTGACACCCGAGACCCTGACGCGACACGAACTCAACGGCCTCCGCGTGGAGGTCGTCGACGCCGCGAACCCCGACCTGGTCGGGATAGCCGGCCGTGTCGTCGTCGAGACGATGCAGACGCTCCACGTGGACGTGAGCGACACGTCCGAGGGGACACGGGTGCGTCAGGTGCCGAAGCAGGGCTCGACCCTGCAGTTCGAGATTCCGTCGCGGGACGACCGTCCCGCACGCACAGATGAAGCCGCCGACGCCGAGAAGGCGTCGGGGACCGCGTCCAAACTTCGGTCGGAAACTGCTGGCGGATTGGAAGCCAGTCAGTCGGGCCGTTGCCAGGGCGTGGCCTACGTTACGGTGGATGGCACACGTCTGCTCTCACGACCCGCCTTGCGAACAGAGAAGGCAGGTGACACAACATGGCGATAGGACTGAACGTAGAAGAACCGGAGGAGACCTGCTCCGACGAGAACTGTCCGTTCCACGGCTCACTCGGAGTCCGCGGACAGACGCTCGAAGGCACAGTCGCCTCCACAGACATGGACAAAACCGTCGTTGTGGAACGCGAATACGACGTTCGCGTCCCCAAGTACGACCGCTACATGAAGCGGCGTAGTCGCATCCCGGCCCACGCACCCCCGTGCATGGACCTCGAGGAAGGCGACACGGTACGTATCGCAGAGACCCGACCGCTGTCGAAGACGAAGGCACACGTCGTCGTCGAGACGCTCGGAGGTGAGGAGTGATGGAGGCGCTGAAGGCCGACGTCACGAAGGGCCTCGCACGAGGCTCGCTCATCACGTGCGCCGACAACACCGGCGCGCGCCAGCTGAAAGTCATCAGCGTGAAGGGCTACTCAGGAACCAAGAACCGACACCCCAAGGCGGGCATCGGCGACCAGGTCACCGTCTCGGTGACCAAAGGGACGCCCGAGATGCGCCGCCAGGTGCTCCAGGCAGTCATCGTCCGACAGCGGAAGTCGATCCGCCGACCGGACGGGACGCGCGTGAAGTTCGAGGACAACGCCGCCGTCATCATCGACGAGATGGAAGAGCCTCGCGGGACCGAGATCAAGGGCCCCATCGCACGCGAAGTCGCGGAGCGCTTCGGGAGCATCGCCTCGACGGCGACGATGATCGTATAGACCATGACGAAGCAACCACGCAAACAGCGAAACGAGACGCAGAACGCGCCGCTTCACGAGCGACAGAAGCAGGTTCGCGCGACGCTGGCCGGTGACCTCCGCGAGGAGTACGGTCAGCGCAACGTCCGCGTCAACGCAGGCGACACGGTGGAGATTCTCCGCGGCGACCACGCCGGCACGGAGGCCGAAGTCGCCGAAGTCGACCTGAAGGACGCGGTCGTCTACGTCGAGGACGTCACGGTCGCGAAGGCCGACGGCGAGGAAGTGCCTCGTCCCCTCGACACGAGCAACATTCGCGTGACCGAACTGGACCTCGAAGACGAGCGTCGTGAAGAGCGTCTCCAAGCGGAGGACAACGAATGACGCGACATCAGAAGCGACTCTCGGCACCGAACTCGTGGCCGATCGAACGTAAAGAAGGGACGTTCACGGTGAAGGCCAGCGCCGGCCCGCACGGTGAGGCAGGGGTTCCCCTCCTCATCCTGCTCCGGGACGTGCTCGGCTACGTGGACAACAAGAAGGAAGCGCGCTACGCGCTCAACGAGGGCAACGTCCTCGTCAACGGGGACGCCGTCTCCGACGAGCAGCGCCCCATCGGGATGTTCGACATCCTGGCGTTCACGGAGCGCGGCGAGTACTTCCGCGTCTTCCCCGACGAGGGCGGACGCCTCGCGCTCACGACCATCGACGCCGAGTCGGCGGACAGCCGACTCGGGAAGGTCGTCGGCAAGCAGAGCGTGAAAGGCGGCGCGACGCAGCTCACGCTGCACGACGGCTCGAACGTCCGCGTCGAGGAAGACGACGACCCCGACCAGTACCACTCGAAGGACTCGCTGGTCGTCGACAACGAGACGAAGGAGATCGTCGCGCACTTCCCCTACGAGGAGGGTGCGCTGGTCACCGCCGTCGACGGCACGCACGCGGGCGAAGTCGGCGAGATCACCGAGATCACCGTCACGCCCGGTAGCGGGAACAACTCCGTCGCCGTCGAGACCGACGCGTACACGTTCGAGACCGTCGAGCAGTACGTCGTCGTCATCGACGAGAACTTCACCGGTGACGCCGAGGACGGTGAGGACGAATGAGCGAGAGCGAGAGCGAGTTCCACGAGATGCGCGAACCGCGCATCGAGAAAGTCGTCGTCCACATGGGCGTCGGCGAAGGTGGTCGCGAACTGGCCAACGCCGAGGACATCCTCGAAGAGATCACCGGCCAGGAGTCGGTTCAGACCATCGCCACGCGCGCCGCGACGCAGTTCGGCGCCCGGAAGGGTGACCCCATCGGTGCGAAGGTCACGCTCCGCGGCGACCAGGCCGTCGAGTTCCTCGAGACGGCGCTGCCGCTCGCCGACATCTCGGCGAAGCAGTTCGACGAGACGGGCAACTTCAGCTTCGGCGTCGAGGAGCACACGGAGTTCCCGTCGCAGGAGTACGACCCGCAGATCGGTATCTACGGGCTGGACGTGACGGTCAACCTCGTCCGCCCCGGCTACCGCGTGAAGAAGCGCGACAAGGCGTCGCGCAGCATCCCCTCGGCGCACCGCATGAGCGCCGAGGACGCCATCCCCTTCCTCGAAGCGAACTTCGACGTGGAGGTCACAGAAGAATGAGCGAATCAGAGACAGAACAGACGGGCGAGCACGCGTCCCGGCGCACCGGCCAGGAGAACGAGTGCCGTCGCTGCGGTCGCAAGCAAGGACTCGTCGGGAAGTACGACATCAATCTGTGCCGTCAGTGCTTCCGCGAGGTCGCCCGCGACATGGGATTCAAGAAGTATCGATAGCTATGGCAGGAAATGACCCCCTCGCCAACGCGCTCGCCGGCGTGAACAACGCCGAGAGCGTGGGGCATCTGTCGCACGAGATACAGCCCGCCTCCAACGTCATCGGCTCCGTGCTCGAGGTCTTCTACGACCGCGAGTACATCGACGGCTTCGAGTTCGTCGAAGACGGCAAGGCCGGAACGTTCGAGGTCGAACTGAATGGCGCTATCAACGAATGTGGCGTCGTCAAGCCCCGCTACTCCGCGGGCGCAGACGAGTTCGAAAAGTGGGAGAAGCGATTCCTCCCGGCCCGTGACTACGGGACGCTCATCGTCACGACGAGTCACGGCGTCATGAGCCACTACGACGCCCGCGAACAGGGCATCGGTGGCCAAGTAATCGCCTACGTGTACTGAGACAATGAACCGAGTAGAAATCGACATACCGGACGACGTCTCTGCCGAGGTCAAGAATCTCGACCTGACCGTCGAAGGGTCGAACGGGAGCGTCACGAAGACGCTCTGGTACCCCGACATCGGCGTCTCCGTCGAAGACGGACAGGTCGTCATCGAGTCCGAGGAGACGGACGCGAAGACGAACGCGACCATCGGCACCTTCGAGAGCCACGTGGAGAACATGCTCTACGGCGTCACCGAGGGATGGGAGTACAAGATGGAAGTCTACTACGCCCACTTCCCGATGCAGGTGAACGTGCAGGGTGACGAGGTCGTTATCGAGAACTTCCTCGGCGAGAAGTCGCCGCGCCACGCGAAGATCCGCGGCGACACGGACGTACAGATCGACGGCGAAGAACTGGTCCTGACCGGCCCCAACAAAGAGGACGTCGGGCAGACCGCAGCCGACATCGAACAACTCACTCGCGTGAAGGACAAGGACACGCGCGTCTTCCAAGACGGCGTCTACATCACGCAGAAGCCGCAGACTGGAGGTGCCTAAATGTCCGACGAAGAGATTCAGGAACTGGAAGACATCAGCGGTGTCGGCCCCTCGAAGGGCGACGCACTCCGCGAGGCGGGCTACGAGTCGGTCGAAGACGTGAAGGCCGCGAGTCAATCGGAACTCGCGGACGTCTCCGGCATCGGGAACGCCCTCGCGGCACGCATCAAAGCCGACGTCGGTGGCCTCGAAGTCTCCGAGGAGACCGAGGCCGAAGTCGAAGACGAGACCGAGGACGAGGAGGCGGCCGAGGAGGACGTCGAGACGGAACTCCGTCCCCGCGGCCACGCCGACAAGACCCCGGAACTCGACGACGAGACGGCGAGCGCCCTCACGCAGAAACTCCGCGAGGGCAAGCCGCAGTTCAACCGACAGGACTACCACAAGAAGAAGCGGACGCCCACCTCGTGGCGCAAGCCGCGCGGGAACCTCTCGAAGCAGCGACGAGGCATCAAGGGCAAGGGGCCGAAAGTCGAAGCCGGCTTCCGGTCGCCCGAGGCCGCCCGCGGCCTGCACCCGTCCGGCTTCGAGGAAGTCCACGTCCACAACGTGGACGACCTCGAAGGCGTCGACGGCGACAGCGAGGCCGTCCGCATCGCCTCTTCGGTCGGCGCACGCAAGCGCGAGCGCATCGAGGAAGAGGCCGAGGACCGTGAGATTCGCGTCCTCAACCCCACCTACGTCGAAGTGGAGGTGGACGACGAATGACCGACCTGAAAGCACAGCGACGCATGGCCGCCGACGTCCTCGACGTCGGTAAGAGCCGCGTCTGGTTCGACCCCGAGGCACAGGCCGACATCGCGGAAGCCATCACGCGCGAAGACATCCGCGAACTCGTGGACGACGGTACGATTCGTACCAAAGACGCCAAGAGTAACTCGAAGGGCCGCGCCCGCGAACGCGCCGAGAAGCGTTCCTACGGGCACCGGAAGGGTCCCGGCTCCCGCAAAGGGAAGTCCGGCGGTCGGAAGAGCTCGAAGGACGAATGGATCAGCCGAATCCGCGCGCAGCGTCGTCGCCTGAAGGAGCTTCGCGACGACGGGCCGCTGACGCCGACGCAGTACCGCGAACTGTACAACAAGGCGTCCGGTGGCGAGTTCGACAGCGTGGACCGGCTCGAAGCGTACATCGACAACAACTACGACGTGGAGATAGAATAATGGCGACAGGACCACGCTACAAGGTGCCGATGCGGCGTCGCCGCGAGGTTCGGACGGATTACCACCAGAGGTTGCGCCTGCTGAAATCGGGCAAACCCCGGCTCGTTGCTCGCGTGAGCAACCAGCACGTCAGGGCGCAGCTGATATCCCCCGGACCGAACGGAGACACCACTCACGCGGCCGCCTCCTCCGAGGACCTCGCAGACTACGGCTGGGAAGCCCCCACGGGCAACCTCCCCAGCGCGTACCTGACGGGCTACCTCGCGGGGAAGCGCGCCGTCGAAGCCGGCCTCGACGAGGCCGTCCTCGACATCGGCCTGAACACGGCGACGCCCGGCAACAAGGTGTTCGCGGTTCAGGAAGGAGCGATAGACGCTGGCCTCGAAATCCCGCACAACGAAGACGTACTGGCCGACTGGTCGCGTAACCGCGGCGAGCACATCGCCGAGTACGCCGAGCAGCTCGACGAGCCGCTCTACAGCGGCGATTTCGACGCCACGAACCTGCCTGAGCACTTCGACGAAGTGCTCGAGCGACTTCAGGAGGACGCATGAGCCAACGCAACAGCAACGGCTGGGAACCGCGAACGCGGCTCGGCCGAATGGTACAGGACGGCGACGTCACCTCGATGGAGCAGGCGCTGGAGACGGGTCTCCCGCTCAAGGAAGCGGAGATCGTCGACCAGCTGCTGCCCGGACTCGAAGACGAGGTGCTCGACATCAACATGGTGCAGCGCATGACCGACTCCGGTCGGCGTGTGAAGTTCCGCTGCGTCGTCGCCATCGGGAACCGCGACGGGTTCCTCGGCTACGCCGAGGCCCGAGACGACCAGGTCGGCTCGGCCATCCAGAAGGCCATCGACGTGGCGAAGCTGAACATCATCAAGGTGGACCGCGGCTCCGGGTCGTGGGAAGACTCCGCCGGCGGGCTGAACTCCCTGACGCGCAAGGCCGAAGGGAAGGCCGGCTCCGTGACGGTCGAGATCATGCCCGCACCGCAGGGCCTCGGACTCGCGGCGGCAGAGACCGTCCGCAACATCCTCGAACTGGCCGGCGTGCAGGACGCGTGGACCCGCTCGAACGGGAACACGCGAACGACGGTCAACCTCGCGAAGGCGACGTACAACGCGCTGAAGAACGCGTCCCAGTCGCGGACGCCGCGACGCGCCCGCGAGAAACAGCGGGAGGCGGGTAACTGATGCAGGCAGTCGTTCAGCTCCGCGGCGACGTGAACATGAGTCAGACGACGCACGACACGCTGAAGATGCTCAACATCCACAGCGTGAACCACTGTGCGTTCGTCCCCGAGACGGACACCTACCGCGGGATGCTCACGAAGGTCAACGACTACGTCGCGCACGGCGAACCGAGCGTCGACGTGGTCGAGACGCTCCTTCGGTCCCGCGCGGAGCCCGCCGAGGGCTCCGAGACGGTCGACGACGACTGGCTCGCGGAGAACACCGACTACGACGACGTGACCGCGCTCGCGGAGGCACTCGTCGACGAGGAGACGACGCTGCGCGAGCAGGGTCTCTCGCCGGTGCTTCGCCTGCACCCGCCGCGCGGCGGTCACAAGGGCCAGAAGCACGTCACCAAAGAGGGCGGTCAGCTCGGGAAGCACTCGACCGGCCAGATAGACGAACTCCTGGAGGACATGCGATGACCTCGAAGAAACGACGACAGCGCGGGTCCCGAACCCACGGCGGCGGCACGCACAAGAACCGGCGCGGTGCCGGTCACCGCGGCGGCCGCGGCCGTGCGGGACGCGACAAACACGAGTTCCACAACTACGAACCGCTCGGCAAACACGGCTTCAAGCGTCCCGAAGCGGCGCAGGACACCGTCGTCGAAGTGAAGGTGCAGAAGCTCGACGAGGACGCCGCGCTCCTCGCGGCCGACGACGTGGCCGAGAAGGACGGCGACGCCTACCACATCGACGCGCGCGACGTGGCCGAGGACGGCTACGACGCCGACGTGGTGAAGGTGCTCGGCGGCGGGCAGGTCCGTCAGGAACTGCACGTCGTCGCCGACGCGTTCACCGCCGGGGCCGTCGAACTTCTCGAAGAGGCGGACGGCAGCGCCGAACTCTCCGAGCGCGGAGAAGAGGCGCAGGCCGAAGCCGAAGAAGATAACACGGACGACGAGGAAGGCTCCGAAGAGTAACCTATGGGATGGAAGGAGGCCGCTGAACCGGTGCTGACGCGGATGCCATCAGTCGCCCGTCCGGAGGGACACGTCCCGTTCCGCCGGAAGCTGGGCTGGACCGCTGGCATCCTCGTGATGTATTTCTTCTTGACGAACGTGACGATGTTCGGGCTGCAGACGCAGACCGCGAGCGGGGACTTCTACGGACAGTTCCGCAGCATCCTCGCCGGACAGCAGGGGTCGATACTCCAGCTGGGCATCGGGCCCATCGTCACGGCGAGCATCGTCCTGCAACTGCTCGGCGGGGCCGACCTGCTCGGTCTCGACACCGACGACCCGCGTGACCAGATCCTCTACCAGGGGCTGCAGAAGCTTCTGGTGGTCGTGATGATCTGTCTCACCGGGCTCCCGATGGTGTTCGCCGGGGGGTACCTCCCCGCCGACCAGCAGGTCGCGCAGTCGCTCGGCGTCGGCGTCGGTGGCGTGAAGACCATCATCTTCGCGCAGATGTTCGTCGGCGGCGTCCTCATCCTGTTCATGGACGAGATCGTGAGCAAGTGGGGTGTCGGGTCCGGTGTGGGCCTGTTCATCATCGCCGGCGTCAGCCAGCAGCTCGTCGCCGGGCTGTTCAGCTGGCAGGGTCTCGGCGGCACGTCCGGGTTCTTCCCGACGTGGTTCGGCATCCTGACCGGGGCGACCGAGATCGGGTCGCCGCTCTCGCCGGGCGGCCTGTCCGACATCTTCCTCGGGCAGGGCCAACTGCTCGCGCTGTTCACGACGCTGCTCATCTTCGGCATCGTCGTCTACGCGGAGAGCGTCCGGGTCGAGATTCCGCTGTCGCACGCCCGCGTGAAGGGCGCCCGCGGCCGCTTCCCCGTGAAGCTCATCTACGCGAGCGTCCTGCCGATGATCCTCGTCCGCGCCCTGCAGGCCAACATCCAGTTCCTCGGACGCATCCTGAACAACTGGACCGGCCTCCCGGGGTGGCTGGGGTCGTACAGCAACGGGCAGGTCACCGGTGGCCTGTTCTACTACCTCGCACCCATCCAGTCGCGCGGCGACTGGATGTGGTTCCTCGGACTCACCTCGCAGGACCCCGCGCAGATTCTGCTGCGCGTCCTCATCGACCTCGTGTTCATGGTCGTCGGTGGCGCGATATTCGCCATCTTCTGGGTGGAGACGACGGGGATGGGCCCCGAGTCCACCGCCAAGCAGATTCAGAACTCCGGGATGCAGATCCCCGGCTTCCGACGGAACCCGCAGGTCATCGAGAAGGTGATGGAACGGTACATCCCGCAGGTGACGGTCATCGGCGGCGCACTCGTCGGACTGCTCGCCGTCATGGCGAACATGCTCGGCACCATCGGCTCCGTCTCCGGAACCGGACTGCTGCTGACGGTCTCCATCACGTACAAGCTGTACGAGGAGATCGCAGAAGAGCAGTTGATGGAGATGCATCCGATGATGCGCCAGATGTTCGGCAACTGACGAACGCGGTTCTCTACCGCCGGTATTTTTTCGAGTCTCTCACGGAGAGGGCGCCTGCCGTCCGATTCCTCGAACGACGACGGTGAGATGTGCGCTCGTTCGCTCGAAGCGCCGGCCGACGGCGAACTTCGAACGCGTCACCGTCGTCAAGGCGGTGCCATCTGGTTCGGCGGCTCTCGCGAACGCCTGACCGAGGCGACCGAAACAGCTCGGTCGGCACTGTCGTCAGCGGAGCTATCCTCCTCGTCGCCGAACGCGTCGAGACGAGACCGAAAGCTGAGGCGGTCCTCGTCACCGACAGTCGCCGGCCACGCGGTAGACGACACTGCGACACACCAAGTCGCTCGAAACGCCCACCGTTCGTTCTCACCCGCCGGGAAGGGGCGTTTCGAGCTATCTCCTCGGCGAGCCAATAGTCGTACGGTGAACGACAGATGAGCCAACTCCAACCCACGGCAGAATCGGTGTTCTCGATTCGGGGGGTTACGTTCACGCCCCGAACACTGGCGGGTGTCTGCTTCTTCGCACTCGCTGCACAGTTCATGACCGCCATCATGCTCGCGGCGGCGATGGTGCCCGGCTACGACTTCGGCGCGGCCGCCATCAGCGACCTCGGCGTCTTCCCGGAGACGGCGCTCCTGTTCAACGTCTCGCTGGTCGTCGTCGGCGTGCTCAACCTCCTAGGTGGGTACTTCTTCTACCGCACCCACGGGAAGCGCTGGCTGCTGGCCATCTTCGCGCTGGCGGGCGTCGGTGCGGTCGGCGCCGGCCTCTTCCCGCTCGACACCGGCGGCCTCCACGGGCTCGCGGCGCTGCTCGCGTTCGTGTTCT
It encodes the following:
- a CDS encoding uL15m family ribosomal protein — encoded protein: MTSKKRRQRGSRTHGGGTHKNRRGAGHRGGRGRAGRDKHEFHNYEPLGKHGFKRPEAAQDTVVEVKVQKLDEDAALLAADDVAEKDGDAYHIDARDVAEDGYDADVVKVLGGGQVRQELHVVADAFTAGAVELLEEADGSAELSERGEEAQAEAEEDNTDDEEGSEE
- the rpmD gene encoding 50S ribosomal protein L30; the protein is MQAVVQLRGDVNMSQTTHDTLKMLNIHSVNHCAFVPETDTYRGMLTKVNDYVAHGEPSVDVVETLLRSRAEPAEGSETVDDDWLAENTDYDDVTALAEALVDEETTLREQGLSPVLRLHPPRGGHKGQKHVTKEGGQLGKHSTGQIDELLEDMR
- the secY gene encoding preprotein translocase subunit SecY, which encodes MGWKEAAEPVLTRMPSVARPEGHVPFRRKLGWTAGILVMYFFLTNVTMFGLQTQTASGDFYGQFRSILAGQQGSILQLGIGPIVTASIVLQLLGGADLLGLDTDDPRDQILYQGLQKLLVVVMICLTGLPMVFAGGYLPADQQVAQSLGVGVGGVKTIIFAQMFVGGVLILFMDEIVSKWGVGSGVGLFIIAGVSQQLVAGLFSWQGLGGTSGFFPTWFGILTGATEIGSPLSPGGLSDIFLGQGQLLALFTTLLIFGIVVYAESVRVEIPLSHARVKGARGRFPVKLIYASVLPMILVRALQANIQFLGRILNNWTGLPGWLGSYSNGQVTGGLFYYLAPIQSRGDWMWFLGLTSQDPAQILLRVLIDLVFMVVGGAIFAIFWVETTGMGPESTAKQIQNSGMQIPGFRRNPQVIEKVMERYIPQVTVIGGALVGLLAVMANMLGTIGSVSGTGLLLTVSITYKLYEEIAEEQLMEMHPMMRQMFGN
- a CDS encoding DUF998 domain-containing protein, whose protein sequence is MSQLQPTAESVFSIRGVTFTPRTLAGVCFFALAAQFMTAIMLAAAMVPGYDFGAAAISDLGVFPETALLFNVSLVVVGVLNLLGGYFFYRTHGKRWLLAIFALAGVGAVGAGLFPLDTGGLHGLAALLAFVFFNVQAIGSATRLDGVMRVLAVLAGALGLVFVVLMALGDGGNAAAFGPIGHGGTERMIVYPVMLWMVAFGGSLLEKGERSSDVRETA